The Kitasatospora setae KM-6054 genome contains a region encoding:
- a CDS encoding glycoside hydrolase family 16 protein → MRPTTLAAPSRPLRLGVLAGAAALVGVPLATVPAQAATTTGTGTGTVVQDRLTPAGMTAGSASTASVTLHANRCFTAKTVGVGVRDAAGTNLDFPGSASNVRICPGGTTVTTGARALPAGSYTQFGFWQDTAGGWHNLPTRTLTVADPAAGTPTTPTTPAGPAQGKTPVWAEEFSGPIAWGSKWTGDRSSAYRYGDHNPDDNKLDWLAPSAVTVSGGVATFTATPSAHTLESGKRAWDTGLLTTEYSKDGFQVRTGDYIEARVKLPAGDGAWPALWTWKDGNNEIDSFEYHPDNPNLLELSNRIRPGLKYHTDTAAIAPDRWVTVGTYYGADSVDWYVNGAKVYSDGTGVGANWSAYPILNLSLSAGQYHPAASGSAALAFSADYLRVYR, encoded by the coding sequence ATGCGACCCACCACTCTTGCCGCCCCCTCCCGCCCGCTGCGCCTCGGCGTCCTCGCGGGCGCCGCCGCACTGGTCGGCGTCCCGCTCGCCACCGTCCCGGCGCAGGCCGCCACCACGACCGGCACCGGCACCGGCACCGTCGTCCAGGACCGGCTCACCCCCGCCGGGATGACCGCCGGCAGCGCGAGCACCGCCTCGGTCACCCTGCACGCGAACCGCTGCTTCACCGCGAAGACCGTCGGCGTCGGCGTCCGCGACGCGGCCGGGACCAACCTGGACTTCCCCGGCAGCGCGAGCAACGTCCGGATCTGCCCCGGCGGCACCACCGTCACCACCGGCGCCCGTGCCCTCCCGGCCGGCAGCTACACCCAGTTCGGCTTCTGGCAGGACACCGCGGGCGGCTGGCACAACCTCCCCACCCGGACGCTGACCGTCGCGGACCCCGCCGCCGGCACCCCGACGACCCCGACCACCCCGGCCGGCCCCGCCCAGGGCAAGACGCCGGTCTGGGCGGAGGAGTTCTCCGGACCGATCGCCTGGGGCAGCAAGTGGACCGGCGACCGCAGCAGCGCCTACCGCTACGGCGACCACAACCCCGACGACAACAAGCTGGACTGGCTCGCCCCGTCCGCCGTCACCGTCTCCGGCGGCGTCGCCACCTTCACCGCCACCCCCTCCGCACACACCCTGGAGAGCGGAAAGCGGGCCTGGGACACCGGCCTGCTCACCACGGAGTACAGCAAGGACGGCTTCCAGGTCCGCACCGGCGACTACATCGAGGCCCGGGTGAAGCTCCCGGCCGGCGACGGCGCCTGGCCCGCGCTGTGGACCTGGAAGGACGGCAACAACGAGATCGACAGCTTCGAGTACCACCCCGACAACCCGAACCTGCTGGAACTCTCCAACCGGATCCGCCCCGGCCTGAAGTACCACACCGACACCGCCGCGATCGCCCCCGACCGCTGGGTCACCGTCGGCACCTACTACGGCGCGGACTCGGTCGACTGGTACGTCAACGGCGCCAAGGTCTACTCGGACGGGACGGGCGTCGGCGCGAACTGGTCCGCCTACCCCATCCTCAACCTGTCGCTCAGCGCCGGGCAGTACCACCCGGCGGCGAGCGGGAGCGCGGCGCTCGCGTTCAGCGCGGACTACCTGCGGGTTTACCGGTGA